A region of Corvus cornix cornix isolate S_Up_H32 chromosome 3, ASM73873v5, whole genome shotgun sequence DNA encodes the following proteins:
- the BCL2L11 gene encoding bcl-2-like protein 11 isoform X2 has protein sequence MAKQPPEVKARRDGEGGRLPAAEGPGPGAQLRPGAPAALPGAGPVAAAAAARGPPASPGPFATRSPLFIFVRRSPLLPRSSSGYFSFDAERSPAPLGCDKATQTPSPPCQALSHCLSAMASRWQSHSPAEEVQPEIWIAQELRRIGDEFNASYCPRRGFLDHQVGNPQVVILRLLRYIVRLIWRLQ, from the exons ATGGCCAAGCAGCCCCCCGAGGTGAAGGCGCGACGCGACGGCGAGGGCGGGCGGCTGCCGGCGGCGGaggggccgggcccgggcgcGCAGCTGCGCCccggcgctcccgccgcccTGCCCGGGGCCGGCCCGGtggccgcggccgccgcggcgCGGGGCCCGcccgccagccccggcccctTCGCCACCCGCTCGCCGCTCTTCATCTTCGTGCGGAGGTCGCCGCTGCTGCCGCGCTCCTCCAGCGGGTACTTCTCGTTCGACGCCGAGCGGAGCCCCGCGCCCCTGGGCTGCGATAAGGCCACGCAGACCCCCAGCCCGCCGTGCCAGGCGCTCAGCCACTGCCTCAGCGCCATGG CTTCCCGGTGGCAATCCCACTCTCCGGCCGAAGAGGTACAGCCGGAAATCTGGATCGCGCAGGAGCTGCGGCGCATCGGGGACGAGTTCAATGCCTCCTATTGTCCACGCAGG GGTTTCTTGGATCACCAGGTGGGAAACCCCCAGGTCGTGATCCTGCGCCTGCTGCGTTACATCGTCCGCCTCATCTGGAGGCTCCAGTGA
- the BCL2L11 gene encoding bcl-2-like protein 11 isoform X1 encodes MGRGPGRPRRARPLTALRSPQAAPMAKQPPEVKARRDGEGGRLPAAEGPGPGAQLRPGAPAALPGAGPVAAAAAARGPPASPGPFATRSPLFIFVRRSPLLPRSSSGYFSFDAERSPAPLGCDKATQTPSPPCQALSHCLSAMASRWQSHSPAEEVQPEIWIAQELRRIGDEFNASYCPRRGFLDHQVGNPQVVILRLLRYIVRLIWRLQ; translated from the exons AtggggcgggggccgggccggccccggCGCGCTCGGCCGCTCACCGCGCTCCGCTCCCCGCAGGCAGCCCCGATGGCCAAGCAGCCCCCCGAGGTGAAGGCGCGACGCGACGGCGAGGGCGGGCGGCTGCCGGCGGCGGaggggccgggcccgggcgcGCAGCTGCGCCccggcgctcccgccgcccTGCCCGGGGCCGGCCCGGtggccgcggccgccgcggcgCGGGGCCCGcccgccagccccggcccctTCGCCACCCGCTCGCCGCTCTTCATCTTCGTGCGGAGGTCGCCGCTGCTGCCGCGCTCCTCCAGCGGGTACTTCTCGTTCGACGCCGAGCGGAGCCCCGCGCCCCTGGGCTGCGATAAGGCCACGCAGACCCCCAGCCCGCCGTGCCAGGCGCTCAGCCACTGCCTCAGCGCCATGG CTTCCCGGTGGCAATCCCACTCTCCGGCCGAAGAGGTACAGCCGGAAATCTGGATCGCGCAGGAGCTGCGGCGCATCGGGGACGAGTTCAATGCCTCCTATTGTCCACGCAGG GGTTTCTTGGATCACCAGGTGGGAAACCCCCAGGTCGTGATCCTGCGCCTGCTGCGTTACATCGTCCGCCTCATCTGGAGGCTCCAGTGA